The following proteins come from a genomic window of Campylobacter concisus:
- a CDS encoding 3'-5' exonuclease, which produces MKPKKQRLENSIEILARQNLSYHEFILRFSDIEEISSLIDVRDLDMWRTLGLDITRNEENEIELGTRFRDISEQEFCVVDIETTGGTTSGQIIEIGAIKMKNSIEIGRFESFIAANVVPENITELTGIKASDLVGAPNLLNVLERFKIFLGTSVFIAHNVNFDYGFISNSLNEIGLGMLLNRKLCTIDLSRRTIASQKYGLGSLKELLGINNTHHRALNDAIAAAEIFKVCLTRLPFSIQTTEDLISFSKRAPSVKLKPEPVLCAN; this is translated from the coding sequence TTGAAACCAAAAAAACAGCGTTTAGAAAATAGCATAGAAATTTTAGCTAGGCAAAATTTAAGCTATCACGAGTTTATTTTAAGATTTAGCGATATTGAAGAAATTTCATCACTTATTGACGTGCGCGACCTTGATATGTGGCGAACTCTTGGGCTTGACATCACCAGAAATGAAGAGAATGAGATCGAGCTTGGCACGAGATTTAGAGATATTAGCGAGCAGGAATTTTGTGTGGTTGATATCGAAACGACTGGCGGTACGACGAGCGGACAGATCATTGAAATCGGTGCAATAAAAATGAAAAATAGCATTGAGATAGGGCGTTTTGAAAGCTTTATAGCAGCTAATGTGGTGCCTGAAAATATCACCGAGCTAACCGGTATAAAGGCTAGCGATTTAGTTGGCGCGCCAAATTTACTAAATGTGCTTGAGCGGTTTAAAATTTTTCTAGGAACTAGCGTCTTTATCGCTCATAACGTAAATTTTGACTATGGCTTTATCTCTAACAGCCTAAATGAGATCGGTCTTGGTATGTTGCTAAATAGAAAGCTTTGCACCATCGATCTTAGTCGCCGCACTATCGCTTCTCAAAAATACGGACTTGGCTCGCTAAAAGAGCTTCTTGGCATAAATAATACCCACCACAGAGCCCTAAATGATGCAATAGCTGCGGCTGAAATTTTTAAAGTCTGCCTCACACGCCTGCCTTTTAGTATCCAAACGACAGAGGATCTCATAAGTTTTAGCAAAAGAGCTCCAAGTGTGAAGCTAAAACCTGAACCAGTTTTGTGTGCGAATTAG
- a CDS encoding sodium-dependent transporter, translated as MDRKSWSSRLTYILAVAGATVGFGATWRFPYLVGQNGGGAYVLVFCIAMIVIGIPMILAENAIGRRLKCNAVDAFGGSINGKKISKKWQIVGWMGLVGAFGIMAYYMVIGGWVLNYIAQISFGLLDLSHVVSFEETSAFYEQNIVSNPLAISFATLVFVLVNYAILVQGAVGGIERSAKFLMPLLFILMLIMIAKNITLDGAIEGVKFYLTPNFSKINLKLFVDVLGQVFFALSLGFGVMITLSSFVKKDEGLVKISIITGILNTVIAVLAGFMIFPSLFSYGVSPDSGPSLVFKSLPIVFSHMPFGGFFAVAFFALLMIAALTTSLPIYEVIITTLQEKFKIKRKKAIFLVLGGIFILGNLPSLMATNILSHVSIFGKNIFDAYDAISATIFFVFTSFGCAIFVGWVLKDDAKKEILQGSEKHAKLINVWFWYIKFVVPFIILVLFISSFYDNFLK; from the coding sequence ATGGATAGAAAATCTTGGAGTTCAAGGCTCACATACATTTTAGCTGTTGCAGGAGCTACGGTCGGCTTTGGTGCGACATGGCGTTTTCCGTATTTGGTCGGGCAAAACGGCGGCGGCGCCTATGTACTCGTGTTTTGCATCGCGATGATCGTGATCGGTATACCGATGATTTTGGCTGAAAATGCGATCGGCAGACGCCTAAAATGCAATGCTGTGGATGCTTTTGGTGGATCGATAAATGGCAAAAAGATCAGCAAAAAGTGGCAGATCGTTGGCTGGATGGGGCTTGTTGGTGCATTTGGCATTATGGCTTACTACATGGTTATTGGTGGCTGGGTGCTAAACTACATCGCCCAAATTTCATTTGGCTTGCTTGATCTCTCACATGTGGTTAGTTTTGAGGAGACAAGTGCATTTTATGAGCAAAATATCGTAAGCAATCCACTTGCTATAAGCTTTGCAACACTTGTTTTCGTGCTCGTAAACTATGCGATCTTGGTACAGGGCGCAGTTGGCGGTATCGAGCGATCAGCGAAATTTTTAATGCCACTACTTTTTATTTTAATGCTTATTATGATTGCTAAAAATATCACGCTAGATGGTGCAATAGAGGGTGTGAAATTTTACTTAACACCCAACTTTTCAAAGATAAACTTAAAGCTTTTCGTTGATGTTTTGGGGCAGGTATTTTTTGCTCTTTCGCTTGGTTTTGGTGTGATGATCACTCTTTCTAGCTTTGTGAAAAAGGATGAGGGTTTGGTTAAAATTTCTATTATTACAGGCATTTTAAATACGGTAATCGCTGTGCTTGCAGGCTTTATGATATTTCCTTCTCTTTTTAGCTACGGCGTATCGCCAGATAGTGGCCCAAGTTTGGTATTTAAATCACTACCAATTGTTTTTTCTCACATGCCATTTGGTGGTTTTTTCGCGGTTGCTTTTTTTGCACTATTAATGATCGCTGCACTTACAACATCGCTACCAATATATGAAGTAATAATCACGACACTTCAAGAAAAATTTAAGATAAAACGCAAAAAGGCAATATTTTTAGTTCTTGGAGGCATATTTATTTTAGGAAATTTACCTTCGCTGATGGCTACAAATATACTAAGTCACGTAAGCATTTTTGGTAAGAATATTTTTGATGCATATGATGCAATAAGCGCAACGATATTTTTTGTATTTACTTCATTTGGGTGTGCAATATTCGTAGGTTGGGTGCTAAAAGATGATGCAAAAAAAGAAATTTTGCAAGGTAGTGAAAAACATGCAAAATTAATAAATGTCTGGTTTTGGTATATAAAATTTGTCGTGCCGTTTATCATTTTGGTGCTTTTTATCAGCTCGTTTTACGATAATTTTTTGAAATAG